A section of the Rhizobium sp. BG4 genome encodes:
- a CDS encoding ABC transporter ATP-binding protein, with protein sequence MDIRFEGASVSYGTRQALAPLNLQLSENRIGIIGLNGSGKTTFARLINGLAKPTTGRVLVNGRDTAGERGALSDVGFIFQQPQNQIILPIVKDDIAFGLKSRGVAKGEIDAKVEAVLSRFGVAHLAPRRAHELSGGELQIAALAAVLVTGPDILILDEPTNQLDLKNRALVQRLIEGLPENAIVITHDLELIADFGRVLVFHEGTLAADAPAAEAIARYREIAG encoded by the coding sequence TTGGACATCCGTTTCGAAGGGGCTTCGGTCAGCTATGGTACGCGCCAGGCGCTGGCACCGCTGAATTTGCAGCTGAGCGAAAACCGCATCGGCATCATCGGCCTGAACGGCTCCGGCAAGACCACCTTCGCGCGGCTGATCAACGGGTTGGCCAAGCCGACGACGGGGCGTGTTCTCGTCAATGGCCGCGATACGGCGGGCGAGCGCGGCGCGCTTTCCGACGTCGGCTTCATCTTCCAGCAGCCGCAGAACCAGATCATCCTGCCAATCGTCAAGGACGACATCGCCTTCGGGCTGAAGAGCCGCGGCGTTGCGAAGGGCGAGATCGACGCGAAGGTAGAAGCCGTCCTCTCGCGTTTCGGCGTGGCGCATCTGGCACCCCGCCGGGCGCATGAACTTTCCGGCGGCGAATTGCAGATTGCGGCGCTGGCAGCGGTGCTGGTCACCGGGCCTGATATTCTCATCCTCGACGAGCCGACGAACCAGCTGGACCTCAAGAACCGGGCGCTGGTGCAACGGTTGATCGAGGGGCTGCCGGAAAATGCGATCGTCATTACCCATGATCTCGAACTGATCGCCGATTTCGGCCGGGTGCTGGTCTTCCACGAGGGCACGCTTGCCGCCGATGCGCCAGCCGCCGAGGCGATCGCGCGCTACAGGGAGATCGCCGGTTGA
- a CDS encoding energy-coupling factor transporter transmembrane protein EcfT, giving the protein MQSLYVEGESFMHRLPARAKLAVLAILGVILFMTRDIALLSLAVLATAAVYFRLGIPLAQALDRLKPVLLTIAIVALFSLAFNPWHGAVVALLRLTSLMFFAAAVTATTTIAEFIDEITLLARPLERIGLVQANDVGLAVGLVVRFVPEILGRYQAIKEAHAARGIKVRPVTLLAPLIILTLRDADNIAAAIDARGIRRHVS; this is encoded by the coding sequence ATGCAATCGCTCTATGTCGAGGGAGAGAGCTTCATGCACCGCCTGCCGGCGCGTGCCAAGCTCGCGGTGCTCGCGATCCTCGGCGTCATCCTGTTCATGACGCGCGACATAGCGCTGTTGTCGCTGGCGGTGCTGGCGACGGCGGCCGTCTATTTCCGGCTCGGCATTCCCCTTGCGCAGGCGCTCGACCGGCTGAAGCCGGTGCTGCTGACGATCGCCATTGTCGCGCTCTTCAGCCTTGCCTTCAATCCCTGGCATGGCGCGGTCGTGGCGCTGCTGCGGCTGACATCGCTGATGTTCTTTGCGGCGGCCGTGACCGCCACGACCACGATTGCCGAGTTCATCGACGAGATTACCCTGCTGGCGCGGCCGCTCGAGCGGATCGGGCTGGTGCAGGCCAATGATGTCGGTCTCGCCGTCGGGCTTGTCGTGCGTTTCGTGCCTGAAATCCTCGGCCGCTATCAGGCGATCAAGGAAGCGCATGCGGCGCGCGGCATCAAGGTGCGGCCGGTGACGCTGCTTGCGCCGCTGATCATCCTCACCCTCAGAGATGCGGATAACATTGCCGCGGCGATTGACGCGCGCGGCATTCGGCGGCATGTCAGTTAA
- a CDS encoding biotin transporter BioY: protein MSTRDLVLSALFAAIIVALGILPPITLGFIPVPITAQSMGVMMAGVVLGARRGSIAVLIVWVLVAIGLPVLSGGRGGLAAFAAPTTGFLIGWLFAAFTTGYLSERLVKAEQSGLVQTVGFFLSAMIGGIVVLYAFGIIYLAIAGGVSLEQAFVGSMAFVPGDVAKAFVAALVGRAVMVGYPLLPVRA from the coding sequence ATGAGCACCCGCGACCTCGTCTTGTCTGCCCTTTTCGCCGCGATCATCGTGGCGCTCGGCATCCTGCCGCCGATCACCCTCGGTTTCATCCCGGTGCCGATCACCGCGCAGTCGATGGGCGTGATGATGGCCGGTGTCGTGCTCGGCGCGCGCCGTGGCTCCATCGCCGTGCTGATTGTCTGGGTGCTCGTCGCCATCGGCCTGCCGGTTCTTTCGGGCGGCCGCGGCGGGCTTGCCGCCTTTGCGGCGCCGACCACCGGCTTCCTGATCGGCTGGCTGTTTGCCGCCTTCACGACCGGCTATCTCAGCGAGCGTCTCGTCAAGGCCGAGCAGTCCGGTCTCGTCCAGACCGTCGGCTTCTTCCTGTCGGCGATGATCGGCGGGATCGTCGTTCTCTATGCCTTCGGGATCATCTATCTGGCGATTGCCGGTGGTGTCAGCCTCGAGCAGGCCTTTGTCGGCTCCATGGCCTTCGTGCCCGGCGATGTCGCCAAGGCCTTCGTCGCAGCCCTCGTCGGCCGTGCCGTCATGGTCGGCTATCCGCTGCTGCCGGTTCGCGCCTAA
- a CDS encoding acyl-CoA thioesterase has protein sequence MVKAARSNREQIRIPFRDVDMNGQMFLASYISYAESALAGFWSMRPELADEPLYIACKVSCTLHRPLRYEEDAVFTAAVDKIGLRSVGFVVAVDADGERAAEVEITWQARSREIGEPVSLPEETRDWLYTFLD, from the coding sequence ATGGTGAAGGCAGCGCGCTCGAACAGAGAGCAGATCCGCATTCCGTTCCGTGACGTGGACATGAACGGGCAGATGTTTCTCGCCTCGTACATCTCCTATGCCGAATCCGCGCTCGCCGGTTTCTGGTCGATGCGGCCGGAACTCGCCGATGAGCCGCTCTACATTGCCTGCAAGGTTTCCTGCACGCTGCACCGCCCGCTGCGATACGAAGAGGACGCGGTCTTCACCGCCGCCGTCGACAAGATCGGCCTGAGGTCCGTCGGCTTCGTGGTCGCCGTTGATGCGGATGGAGAGCGTGCCGCCGAAGTGGAGATCACCTGGCAGGCCCGCAGCCGCGAGATCGGCGAGCCAGTCTCGCTGCCTGAAGAGACGCGCGACTGGCTCTACACGTTTCTCGATTAG
- a CDS encoding histone deacetylase family protein, translated as MSTRLYEHPIFLEHVTPDGHPERPDRMRAINVALGHPNFERLDRKEAPQANEDAVLLAHPEEHLFAVMRQIPEEEGEINQLEADTYASAKSLQAVLTGVGGAMAAVDDVFTGKADNVFVAARPPGHHAEKNKAMGFCFFNNAAIAARHAQKRYGAERIAIVDWDVHHGNGTQDIFWDDPSVLFCSTHQMPLYPGSGAKDESGKHGTIVNAPLSPNVGSDHFREAFKSRVLPALNGFRPDLIIISAGFDAHHRDPLAQINLVGEDFDWATGRLLEIADKSASNRVVSLLEGGYDLEGLAESAGLHVLRLMKG; from the coding sequence ATGAGCACCCGTCTTTACGAACATCCGATCTTCCTCGAACATGTCACGCCGGACGGCCATCCGGAGCGGCCGGACCGCATGCGCGCCATCAATGTCGCGCTCGGCCATCCGAATTTCGAGCGGCTGGACCGCAAGGAGGCGCCGCAGGCCAATGAGGACGCGGTGCTGCTGGCCCATCCCGAAGAGCACCTCTTCGCCGTGATGCGGCAGATCCCGGAAGAAGAAGGCGAAATCAACCAGCTGGAAGCCGATACCTATGCCAGCGCCAAGAGCCTGCAGGCCGTATTGACCGGCGTCGGCGGAGCGATGGCTGCCGTCGACGACGTCTTCACCGGCAAGGCCGACAATGTCTTCGTCGCGGCGCGTCCGCCCGGTCACCACGCCGAGAAGAACAAGGCGATGGGCTTCTGCTTCTTCAACAATGCCGCGATTGCCGCCCGCCATGCGCAGAAGCGCTACGGCGCCGAGCGCATCGCGATCGTCGATTGGGACGTGCATCACGGCAACGGCACGCAGGACATCTTCTGGGACGATCCCTCGGTTCTGTTCTGCTCGACGCACCAGATGCCGCTTTATCCCGGGTCCGGCGCCAAGGACGAAAGCGGCAAGCACGGCACGATCGTCAATGCGCCGCTCTCGCCGAATGTCGGCAGCGACCATTTCCGCGAGGCCTTCAAGTCCCGCGTGCTGCCGGCGCTCAACGGCTTCCGGCCGGACCTGATCATTATCTCCGCCGGCTTCGACGCCCATCACCGCGATCCCCTGGCGCAGATCAATCTCGTCGGCGAGGATTTCGACTGGGCAACCGGAAGATTGCTGGAGATAGCCGACAAAAGCGCCTCCAACCGGGTCGTCAGCCTGCTGGAAGGCGGCTATGATCTCGAAGGTCTAGCCGAATCGGCCGGGCTGCATGTGCTTCGATTGATGAAGGGTTGA
- a CDS encoding exodeoxyribonuclease VII small subunit, with translation MTDSAKPEVSGLSFEKAVAELESIVARLERGDVALDESIEIYERGEALKKHCETLLSAAENRIEKIRLDRSGKPQGVEPLDGA, from the coding sequence ATGACTGACAGCGCCAAGCCTGAGGTTTCAGGTCTTTCCTTCGAAAAGGCCGTGGCCGAACTCGAAAGCATCGTTGCCCGTCTCGAACGCGGCGACGTGGCGCTGGACGAATCCATCGAGATCTACGAGCGCGGCGAAGCGCTGAAGAAGCATTGCGAAACCCTGCTCTCAGCGGCGGAAAACCGCATCGAGAAGATCCGCCTCGACCGCTCGGGCAAGCCGCAGGGTGTGGAGCCTCTCGACGGGGCTTGA
- a CDS encoding DUF6516 family protein, producing the protein MKAERVIRERIVFGDGAILEMKVWRVPVQVPGSRHMLKYSLFYGSPGERLIGYDNERGKGDHRHYGEREEAYTFVSIEQMLLDFQADVERLRGERI; encoded by the coding sequence ATGAAAGCCGAGCGCGTCATTCGCGAACGCATCGTTTTCGGTGACGGCGCGATACTCGAAATGAAGGTCTGGCGTGTTCCCGTGCAGGTGCCCGGCTCCAGGCACATGCTGAAATACTCGCTTTTCTATGGCAGCCCAGGCGAGCGGCTGATTGGCTATGACAACGAGCGCGGCAAGGGCGACCATCGCCATTATGGCGAGCGCGAAGAAGCTTACACCTTCGTCTCGATCGAGCAGATGCTTCTGGATTTTCAGGCCGACGTCGAAAGGCTGAGAGGAGAACGGATATGA
- a CDS encoding pirin family protein — MSFFPGKDPLPGDAFACDAIENLIIPRTSDIGGFQVRRALPTRQRRLVGPFIFFDRMGPAILRPDEALDVKPHPHIGLSTVTYLFDGEIRHLDSLGTEKVIRPGDINLMTAGRGIVHSERTPDNLRGHPLAMSGLQTWLALPDEKEEMNPEFTHTEKGDMPVIDDGGVTGRVVIGSFEGLKSPVKVFTDTLYADISLQPGAKFPFGAAHEERAVYVLSGEVVIAGDRFAADQLLVFRPGDAITLEAGADGCHLMLFGGAALNSKRYIWWNFVSSSKERIEKAKEEWRTGRFDIVPGDEEEFVPLPEG, encoded by the coding sequence ATGTCCTTCTTCCCCGGTAAAGATCCCCTGCCCGGCGATGCCTTTGCCTGTGATGCGATCGAGAATCTGATCATTCCGCGCACCAGCGATATCGGCGGGTTTCAGGTGCGGCGCGCACTGCCGACCAGGCAGCGGCGGCTGGTGGGGCCGTTCATCTTCTTCGACCGGATGGGGCCGGCGATCCTCAGGCCCGACGAGGCGCTGGATGTGAAGCCGCATCCGCATATCGGGCTTTCGACGGTCACCTATCTCTTCGACGGCGAGATCCGCCATCTCGACAGCCTCGGCACCGAGAAGGTGATCCGGCCGGGCGATATCAACCTGATGACCGCAGGGCGCGGGATCGTGCATTCGGAGCGCACGCCCGACAACCTGCGCGGACATCCGCTGGCGATGTCAGGGCTGCAGACCTGGCTGGCACTGCCCGATGAAAAGGAAGAGATGAACCCGGAATTCACCCATACCGAAAAGGGCGACATGCCTGTTATCGACGATGGCGGCGTGACCGGGCGCGTGGTGATCGGTTCCTTCGAGGGGCTGAAGTCGCCGGTGAAGGTTTTCACCGATACGCTCTATGCCGATATCAGCCTGCAGCCGGGAGCGAAATTCCCCTTCGGTGCTGCGCATGAAGAGCGCGCCGTCTACGTTCTCTCCGGCGAGGTGGTGATTGCCGGCGACCGGTTTGCGGCCGATCAGCTGCTGGTTTTCCGGCCGGGCGATGCGATCACGCTGGAGGCAGGCGCGGACGGCTGTCACCTGATGCTCTTCGGGGGTGCGGCGCTGAATTCCAAGCGCTATATCTGGTGGAACTTCGTCTCGTCGTCGAAAGAGCGGATCGAGAAGGCCAAGGAAGAATGGCGCACCGGCCGTTTCGACATCGTTCCGGGGGATGAAGAGGAATTCGTGCCTTTGCCTGAAGGCTGA
- a CDS encoding Atu4866 domain-containing protein, which produces MRGLSLITGAALCGATLAFANDQETTMQPHPYIGMWITADGHIRQELLPNGRYDEARGTRKSAYQGRYEVTGDHIEYWDDTGFTADGDFVDGNVLYHGGMIFYRDGKVE; this is translated from the coding sequence ATGCGCGGGCTCTCTCTGATAACAGGCGCCGCCCTCTGCGGCGCCACCCTTGCCTTCGCCAATGACCAGGAGACGACAATGCAGCCCCATCCCTATATCGGCATGTGGATCACCGCCGACGGCCATATCCGCCAGGAACTCCTGCCGAACGGCCGCTACGACGAAGCCCGTGGCACCCGCAAGAGCGCCTACCAGGGACGCTACGAAGTGACCGGCGACCATATCGAATATTGGGACGACACCGGATTCACCGCCGACGGCGATTTCGTCGATGGCAATGTCCTGTACCATGGCGGGATGATTTTCTATCGGGATGGGAAGGTGGAGTAG
- a CDS encoding SDR family oxidoreductase encodes MTGIQGKTVLITGASSGIGAATARELGAAGARLVIGARRTDRLEALATEIRNQGGTVEFRALDVTDRADMEAFAKAAIDAFGRIDVLVNNAGVMPLSLMSSLKVEEWDRMIDVNIKGVLYGIAAVLPIMNAQESGQIINVSSIGGLAVSPTAAVYCATKFAVRAISDGLRQENRKLRVTCINPGVVESELASTITEPFAKDAMATYRAIALKGDAIARAIRFAIEQPDDVDTNEITIRPTANAAI; translated from the coding sequence ATGACCGGCATCCAAGGCAAGACAGTTCTGATCACTGGCGCCAGCAGCGGCATCGGCGCCGCAACCGCCCGCGAACTCGGCGCCGCCGGCGCCAGGCTCGTCATCGGCGCAAGGCGTACCGACCGGCTGGAGGCGCTCGCAACCGAGATCCGCAATCAAGGCGGCACCGTCGAATTCCGCGCCCTCGACGTGACCGACCGCGCCGATATGGAGGCCTTCGCCAAGGCGGCGATCGATGCCTTCGGCCGCATCGACGTGCTCGTCAACAATGCCGGCGTCATGCCGCTATCGCTGATGTCGTCGCTGAAGGTCGAGGAATGGGACCGGATGATCGACGTCAACATCAAGGGCGTGCTCTATGGTATCGCGGCCGTCTTGCCGATCATGAATGCGCAGGAAAGCGGCCAGATCATCAACGTCTCCTCGATCGGCGGTCTCGCGGTGTCGCCGACCGCGGCGGTCTATTGCGCCACCAAGTTTGCGGTGCGGGCGATTTCGGATGGCCTGCGCCAGGAAAACCGCAAGCTCCGCGTCACTTGCATCAATCCCGGCGTCGTCGAATCCGAACTCGCCAGCACCATCACCGAGCCCTTCGCGAAGGATGCCATGGCCACCTACCGCGCCATCGCGCTGAAGGGCGATGCGATCGCCCGCGCCATCCGCTTCGCGATTGAGCAGCCCGACGACGTCGATACCAACGAGATCACCATCCGCCCCACCGCCAACGCGGCGATCTGA